In one window of Polyangia bacterium DNA:
- a CDS encoding aminotransferase class V-fold PLP-dependent enzyme — protein MITRALILAAGKGAKVGTHAGPNCLAMVGRITLLERTLGLLASVGVQSIAVVVGWGGEAVRAHVAASTRLSPAQKSGITFFENPHWEKPNGLSVQAARPFIVAGGDQRLLLVMADQIAAPALVRELGALPASGADAVDRTVICVDRDLARVFDIDDATKVRLSGDQVDEIGKALRQYQAVSAGLFIMSPTLLAALDGLPEPSLTEGVQAAAACGLVTAHDVVGKLWQDVDSTDMRLHADWLLRVYGDELERPTMQAAPRSNAEDTMALIERLMAEKDQPGHVLFSPGPVMTSARVKAALVHRDVCHRDDDYAAVVERLQEKLRPVFGASAAHETLLITGSGTAAMEMAISSAVPVGKKILVISNGAFGDRLEEIAKLHQLPRVVLRYPWGALPDPADVGRALDSDGEIAVVAMIHHETSVGLLNPVSAVGRLCRDRGVTLIVDAVSALGGEELDVQRDGVDICYSSANKCLHSVSGVSFLCVAPSVWSRIEAIAPRVYYLDMKRHRRYLAELRQTPFTPAVSSFFALETALDELGEQGGVPARRDLYRKRALRIRRVFADLGFGSLTNTGRESHTISTLRLPDFLTVDALYWGLKARGFVIYHCKGALAERYVQVANMGEISDATLDAFLAAVTDVVTATKEAVATGGGGRRRAGAP, from the coding sequence ATGATTACCCGCGCGCTGATTCTGGCCGCCGGCAAGGGCGCGAAGGTGGGCACCCACGCCGGGCCCAATTGCCTGGCCATGGTGGGGCGAATCACGCTGCTCGAACGAACGCTGGGTCTACTGGCGAGCGTGGGCGTGCAGTCGATCGCCGTCGTCGTCGGCTGGGGAGGCGAAGCGGTGCGCGCGCACGTCGCGGCCTCGACGCGGCTTTCGCCGGCGCAGAAATCGGGCATCACCTTTTTTGAGAATCCGCACTGGGAAAAACCCAACGGTCTGTCGGTGCAGGCGGCGCGTCCGTTCATCGTCGCAGGCGGCGACCAGCGGCTATTGCTGGTGATGGCCGATCAGATCGCCGCGCCGGCGCTGGTGCGCGAGCTGGGTGCCTTGCCGGCGAGCGGTGCGGATGCCGTCGATCGGACCGTGATCTGCGTGGACCGCGATCTGGCGCGCGTGTTCGACATCGATGACGCCACCAAGGTGCGGCTTTCGGGCGACCAAGTGGATGAGATCGGCAAGGCGCTGCGCCAGTACCAGGCGGTCAGCGCTGGCCTGTTCATCATGTCGCCGACCCTGCTGGCGGCGCTGGACGGTCTGCCCGAACCGTCGCTGACGGAAGGCGTGCAGGCGGCGGCGGCGTGCGGGTTGGTGACGGCGCACGACGTGGTCGGGAAATTGTGGCAGGACGTGGACAGCACGGACATGCGCCTGCACGCCGACTGGCTTTTGCGCGTGTACGGGGACGAGCTGGAGCGCCCGACAATGCAGGCCGCGCCGCGATCCAATGCCGAAGACACCATGGCGTTGATTGAACGCCTGATGGCCGAAAAGGATCAGCCCGGCCATGTGCTGTTCAGCCCGGGCCCGGTGATGACGTCGGCGCGGGTGAAGGCGGCGCTGGTTCACCGCGATGTCTGCCACCGCGACGACGACTATGCCGCGGTGGTGGAGCGGCTGCAGGAAAAACTGCGGCCCGTGTTCGGCGCTTCGGCGGCGCACGAGACCTTGCTGATCACCGGCTCAGGCACGGCGGCAATGGAGATGGCCATCTCGTCGGCGGTGCCGGTGGGGAAAAAAATTCTGGTGATCAGCAACGGCGCCTTCGGCGATCGGCTGGAAGAAATCGCCAAGCTGCACCAGCTGCCGCGGGTGGTGCTGCGCTATCCGTGGGGCGCGTTGCCGGACCCGGCGGACGTGGGCCGGGCGCTGGACAGCGACGGGGAGATCGCCGTGGTGGCGATGATTCATCACGAGACATCGGTGGGCCTTTTGAATCCGGTCAGCGCCGTCGGGCGTTTGTGCCGGGACCGCGGCGTCACGTTGATCGTCGACGCGGTGTCGGCGCTGGGTGGTGAAGAGCTGGACGTTCAGCGCGATGGCGTCGACATCTGTTATTCGTCGGCCAACAAGTGCCTGCACTCGGTGTCGGGCGTGTCGTTTCTGTGTGTGGCGCCGTCCGTGTGGTCGCGCATCGAAGCGATCGCGCCGCGGGTTTACTATTTGGACATGAAACGCCACCGCCGCTATCTGGCCGAGCTGCGCCAGACACCGTTCACCCCGGCGGTGTCGTCGTTCTTCGCCCTGGAGACGGCGCTGGACGAGCTCGGCGAGCAAGGGGGCGTGCCGGCGCGGCGCGACCTTTATCGCAAGCGCGCCTTGCGCATCCGCCGGGTGTTCGCCGATCTGGGTTTTGGATCGCTGACCAACACCGGCCGCGAATCGCACACCATCTCGACCCTGCGGCTGCCGGACTTCCTCACCGTCGATGCGCTGTACTGGGGCCTCAAGGCGCGCGGCTTCGTCATCTATCACTGCAAGGGCGCGCTGGCCGAGCGCTACGTGCAGGTGGCGAACATGGGCGAGATCTCCGACGCCACCCTGGACGCGTTTCTGGCGGCGGTGACGGACGTGGTGACGGCGACGAAAGAAGCGGTGGCGACCGGCGGCGGAGGGCGTCGCCGCGCCGGCGCGCCCTAG
- a CDS encoding N-acetylmuramoyl-L-alanine amidase, which produces MSGFRRTGGVCLAMVAAAVSIAAPATSSAAPGGRPLVVAIDPGHGGSNLGATAPNSGVFEKKVTLDLARRLRDRLLSTESIQVVLCRQEDVLVPIRARARCVQAAHADLFVSLHANASPPGVAPGTRRGFEIYVLSPQEIEDDAAVAAAKEPDDADAAWAAHRVRAAAGRSATAAHLVEHRLKEVLGPHASRGIRQRGASLDVLRGTGAPGVLVEVGFLDHPEEGAALASPAGQDRLAAALARAIVDYGAGPVRP; this is translated from the coding sequence GTGAGCGGCTTCCGACGGACCGGCGGCGTCTGCCTGGCGATGGTCGCCGCGGCGGTGTCAATCGCCGCGCCGGCCACCAGCTCGGCTGCGCCGGGCGGACGGCCGCTGGTGGTGGCCATCGATCCCGGGCACGGCGGTTCCAATCTAGGCGCCACCGCGCCCAACAGCGGGGTGTTCGAGAAGAAGGTGACGCTGGATCTGGCGCGGCGGCTGCGCGATCGCCTGTTGTCGACGGAGTCGATCCAGGTGGTGCTGTGCCGACAAGAAGACGTCCTGGTTCCCATCCGGGCGCGGGCTCGTTGCGTGCAGGCGGCGCACGCCGACCTGTTCGTCAGCCTGCATGCCAATGCCAGTCCGCCCGGGGTGGCGCCCGGGACGCGGCGTGGATTCGAGATCTACGTTCTGTCTCCCCAGGAGATCGAAGACGACGCCGCCGTCGCCGCGGCCAAGGAACCCGACGACGCCGACGCCGCCTGGGCAGCCCACCGGGTGCGCGCGGCTGCCGGTCGTTCGGCCACCGCCGCTCATCTGGTGGAGCACCGGTTGAAAGAAGTGCTGGGTCCACACGCCAGCCGCGGCATCCGGCAGCGGGGCGCATCGTTGGACGTCCTTCGTGGCACTGGCGCGCCCGGCGTCCTGGTCGAAGTAGGCTTCCTGGATCATCCAGAAGAAGGAGCGGCACTGGCTTCGCCGGCGGGCCAGGATCGCCTGGCCGCCGCGCTGGCCCGGGCCATCGTCGATTACGGCGCTGGGCCGGTCCGGCCCTAG